The following proteins come from a genomic window of Nostoc sp. TCL26-01:
- a CDS encoding serine protease yields MMRLDSRLATVVIGGAIAFFPAKIAVSLTPQGVSNIAKEVTVLIGGPKLGSGVIIHQQGNTYIVLTNWHVVDQAGTYTVQTHDQNLYQVTSNLVKRLPGADLAVLQFTSNQRYKIATISNSDVATMEGATVYVSGAPQPVQGIENRTVLVPDGRIVGTNTRPQDGYALIYNNITYPGMSGGPVLDENGRLVGIHGRGARDKDGQKVGFNLGIPIRIFTNSQLAGTLNLQIVTTTTPPVTNFLPPSTPSTPITGRPITINGSGGDATGSSVCPGRRC; encoded by the coding sequence ATGATGAGGCTCGATAGTAGACTAGCGACAGTAGTAATTGGTGGAGCGATCGCCTTTTTTCCCGCGAAAATTGCTGTATCATTAACACCGCAAGGCGTAAGTAATATTGCCAAAGAAGTAACAGTCCTCATCGGCGGGCCAAAACTTGGTTCTGGAGTGATAATTCACCAGCAAGGTAACACTTACATTGTGTTGACAAACTGGCACGTTGTAGACCAAGCAGGAACCTATACAGTCCAAACTCACGATCAAAATCTCTATCAAGTCACATCAAATTTGGTCAAACGTCTACCAGGAGCAGATTTAGCTGTACTCCAGTTTACCAGTAACCAAAGATACAAAATCGCTACTATTAGCAATTCCGATGTAGCCACGATGGAGGGAGCGACTGTTTATGTTTCTGGCGCACCACAACCAGTACAAGGTATCGAAAACCGCACTGTATTGGTTCCCGATGGGCGCATTGTCGGTACTAATACCCGACCTCAAGATGGTTATGCTTTAATTTATAACAATATTACTTATCCAGGCATGAGTGGTGGGCCTGTACTAGATGAAAATGGACGCTTGGTAGGGATTCATGGACGAGGTGCAAGAGATAAGGATGGTCAAAAGGTGGGTTTCAATTTAGGTATTCCCATCCGCATTTTTACTAACTCTCAGCTAGCCGGCACGCTGAATTTACAGATAGTGACAACAACTACACCACCCGTAACTAACTTTCTCCCGCCATCAACCCCCAGTACGCCAATTACAGGACGACCAATCACTATCAATGGTTCTGGTGGAGATGCTACAGGGTCTAGCGTTTGTCCTGGTAGACGTTGTTAA